Within Suricata suricatta isolate VVHF042 chromosome 12, meerkat_22Aug2017_6uvM2_HiC, whole genome shotgun sequence, the genomic segment ACGAAGCCACCAGGCGGCCCATACATGTGCCTCTTTACACCCACATTTGCTTCCGTGTGACTCTGCGCGTGGGGTCCGTTCCTGACTCTGGTGCTCCCACGGGGCGGGAAGGTAGGAAAGGCTCCTCCCAGAGGGCCCTCGTCGCCATCAGCGCCACCACCCCCGACGCAGGAGTCTGAACAGGTGGACAGCGCAGATTCTCTTCCAAGTCGGAGAGATGGGTGAACCGAGGCCACAGCGGCGCGCCGACCGCCCCCCTCCTCAAGCATCCGGCGGGCGCAGCCTCGTTAACCGCCCGCACACACGGACCCCCGCCGGCCATCCGCCCGGCCCTCCCTCGCGGCCCCTTCCCGTCCCCGGGCCTGACCCCCGGCGCTGCCTGACGGATGACCTCAGCTGCCGCCAATCCATTGGTTCCAGCTCCCGGGGGGAGCGCAGAACAAAGCGCGCTTTGTGGCGGGGCCGTCCCCTCGCCCGGCGCGTCCGCTGCCGGGACCCCCTCCGGAACTCCGAGCGACGAGCcgccctccccccatcccccgaCAGCCGTGTAATGTCTTCCAGGCCGCGCGGCTCCTTCCAGAGCCCGCGGGCCTCGCTCGCCTCCCCCGGGGGCTCCCCGGGCCGCCCAGGGCCCCCCAGGCAGCGGGAGTTGGGGGCGCCCCCAGCGGAAGGTCGTGGTGGCCACCAACCGTCCTTGCGGAGAGAGCCAGGGGCAGGTGCGGCCACCTGATAACCTTCCTCCCTAACCCTTGGGGCTCCCCTATGGGGTGGAAAATACTTTGAATGGCCTTCCTACCCCTTCCCACACCTCCCTGGACTTTCACCCTACAAATTGGTGTCGGATACCGTTGTGCACCGGGCGctgttccaggctctggggccaTCAGAGTACAAAACAGACAGAAGCCTCAGTCCATTCAGGGGAGATGGGCAAGAAACACACATGAAACATGCATCCAGTGTAACATGGAGTATGTGGTAGTGATGAGGGCTATGAGagaagagcaggggaaggccaaAGAATGAGATGGAAAATACTGAATTTGATAAGGTGGTTGGCCTCTCTGAGGTGGGGGCAGTGACCCAAACA encodes:
- the TCF15 gene encoding transcription factor 15, giving the protein MGEPRPQRRADRPPPQASGGRSLVNRPHTRTPAGHPPGPPSRPLPVPGPDPRRCLTDDLSCRQSIGSSSRGERRTKRALWRGRPLARRVRCRDPLRNSERRAALPPSPDSRVMSSRPRGSFQSPRASLASPGGSPGRPGPPRQRELGAPPAEGRGGHQPSLRREPGAGNPTGRGGGGGGGAGPVVVVRQRQAANARERDRTQSVNTAFTALRTLIPTEPVDRKLSKIETLRLASSYIAHLANVLLLGDAADDGQPCFRAAGSAKSAVPAAPDGGRQPRSICTFCLSNQRKGGGRRDLGGSCLKVRGVAPLRVPRR